A single region of the Salvia miltiorrhiza cultivar Shanhuang (shh) chromosome 8, IMPLAD_Smil_shh, whole genome shotgun sequence genome encodes:
- the LOC130997465 gene encoding uncharacterized protein LOC130997465 encodes MEGIEHRRVSVNGINMHVAEKGEGPTVLLLHGFPELWYTWRHQIVALAALGYRAVAPDLRGFGDTDAPPHASSYSCLHVAGDIVALIESLGGQPVFLVAHDWGAMVAWYLCQFRPDLVKAFVSLTVPFRPRHPTVKPIAAMRAFFGDEYYMCRFQEVGKVESEMAEYGAEAVIKKILSDRTPGPTRMPKEKPFGADPKSIKLPQWFTEEDLKYYADKYEQKGFTGGLNYYRALDLNWELTAAWTAAKVRVPVKFMVGDLDMVYTTPGVKEYVHGGGFKQDVPLLEECVVVEDTGHFINQERPNQVNACLHQFFTKFAA; translated from the exons atggaggggATTGAGCACAGAAGAGTGAGCGTAAACGGCATAAACATGCACGTAGCGGAGAAAGGGGAAGGCCCCACGGTGCTTCTCCTCCACGGCTTTCCCGAGCTCTGGTACACGTGGCGCCACCAGATTGTGGCGCTGGCCGCCCTCGGATACCGCGCCGTCGCCCCCGATCTCCGCGGCTTCGGCGACACGGACGCGCCGCCCCACGCGTCCAGCTACTCCTGCCTCCACGTCGCCGGCGATATCGTAGCCCTCATAGAGTCTCTCGGCGGCCAACCGGTTTTCCTCGTGGCTCACGACTGGGGCGCCATGGTGGCTTGGTACCTCTGCCAATTCCGCCCAGATTTGGTCAAGGCCTTCGTCTCCTTAACGGTGCCCTTTCGCCCCCGCCATCCCACCGTCAAGCCCATCGCCGCCATGCGAGCTTTCTTCGGAGATGAATATTATATGTGCAGATTCCAG GAAGTGGGAAAAGTAGAATCAGAGATGGCAGAATACGGAGCGGAAGCAGTGATAAAGAAGATCCTAAGCGACCGAACACCCGGGCCGACCCGTATGCCGAAGGAAAAGCCATTCGGAGCGGACCCGAAAAGCATCAAGCTGCCGCAGTGGTTCACTGAAGAAGACCTCAAATACTACGCCGATAAATACGAGCAGAAGGGGTTCACCGGCGGCCTCAATTACTACCGGGCGCTGGATCTGAACTGGGAGCTGACGGCGGCGTGGACGGCGGCGAAGGTGAGAGTGCCGGTGAAGTTCATGGTGGGAGATCTGGACATGGTGTATACGACGCCGGGAGTGAAGGAGTACGTGCACGGCGGCGGATTCAAGCAGGACGTGCCGTTGCTGGAGGAGTGCGTGGTGGTTGAGGATACTGGCCACTTCATCAATCAGGAGAGACCTAATCAAGTCAATGCTTGTCTTCATCAATTCTTCACCAAGTTTGCAGCTTAA
- the LOC130997466 gene encoding uncharacterized protein LOC130997466 has translation MSDNRTWMYARYNDRTAFETGLEFFLEWAFNQTAYTDGQGNIRCPCKKCKNQAYLDVPTVREHVSRRGFVLNYKVWVCHGEAPLSMPREHAIMNEDDGLYNNYERMVHDHAGPSNYQDPPNLEQPPNNDAQQIYNMLDAADTPLYAGCDTYSQLSWMTQFMSIKTESHMSERTYNQMSSMMKAALPEGNNCPEDFYSTKRNLRGLGLPVEKIDCCVNNCMLYWGETSELHSCMFCDQSRYKDSLRASGSRRKKQVPAKQMHYFPLTPRLQRLFASPATAEHMRWHATSTDDGIMRHPADSPAWKHLNSVFPGFADEIRNVRLGLSTDGFAPFAQSGRQYSSWPVIVTPYNLPPWLCMKEQFMFLTVLVPGPSNPKMKLDVFLQPLIHELKSLWEVGVNTYDISLKQNFQMRAALIWTISDFPAYAMLSGWGTAGKLACPHCMENTEAFTLPMSGKQSWFDNHRKFLPPNHVFRRNKTSFLRNKTCNVGPPEQRSGIQILNQIEGLGFVKVTEDFDGRNAQLAKYQDVGWKKKSIFWDLPYWRYLLIRHNLDVMHIEKNVFDNVFITVLNVKGKTKDTEKSREELNTFCKRKELKKVAGTRGYPKACYTLDREEKKILLQWIKSLKFPDGYVSNISRCVDMNALKMHNMKSHDCHVFMQILLPVAFKELLPKNVWEAITELSFFFRELTSRNVAIYDMRILSEKIAVTLCKLERIFPPSLFDSMEHLPVHLADEARLAGPVQYRWMYPFERYLRTLKNHIKNKAKVEASIANAYLHAEMSTFSSFYFEDQISTKWTTLPRNIEMPVAENDDPLCLAIFKPIGRSLGRGTKRYMDEREWHAAHMYILSNCAEVAETYSKIFKEEKRYANPYMTDAEFEVAFHNEFILWFNHYVCRPCNDELNPYIRSLAAGPLREIETYSGYFVNGYRFHTTDHDRESATVNSGVCIKGSVYGSDRDVLDFYGRLQEVCVLEYPGYPIKQTVLFNCEWFDLSAQGTSIDTDFKLVSLNHTRRYKKYDPFVLASQVVQVFYCPYPSTNQSKKNWWSACKVNARSKVEVSTAASTSTLDQPFQEEVVTIMPTHTSVGIEQPLLLHPLGGVVEIEDDDEAEDDDSPLTSNDSDDDSSDAYE, from the exons atgagtgataatcgtacgtggatgtacgcgagatacaatgatcgtaccgcatttgaaacggggcttgagtttttccttgagtgggcgttcaatcaaacggcgtacacagatggacaaggtaacattaggtgcccgtgtaagaagtgcaagaatcaagcgtatttagatgtacctacggtcagagaacatgttagtaggcgtggatttgtcctgaattacaaagtttgggtttgtcacggggaagcaccgctgtctatgccgagagaacatgctataatgaatgaggatgatggattatacaataactacgaaaggatggtgcatgaccatgctggacctagtaattatcaagatcctccaaatctggagcagccgcccaataatgacgctcaacagatttataacatgttggatgcagcggatactccattgtacgcaggatgtgacacgtactcacaattaagttggatgactcaattcatgagcataaagactgaaagccacatgtcagagaggacttacaatcagatgtcttcgatgatgaaagctgctttaccagagggtaacaactgtccagaagacttctatagtacgaaaagaaatctacgtggtttgggtttgccagtagagaagatcgattgctgtgttaataactgcatgttgtattggggggaaactagtgagctacatagttgtatgttctgtgaccaatcacgatataaggacagcttgcgtgcatctgggagtcgcagaaagaaacaagtgcccgctaaacagatgcactattttcccttgacgccccgattgcagagattgtttgcatctcctgcaactgctgaacatatgcggtggcatgcgacctccacagacgatgggataatgcgccacccggccgactctccggcatggaaacatttgaattcagtctttcctggattcgccgatgagatcagaaatgtgagattgggcctctctacagatggttttgccccatttgcacaatcagggcgtcaatattcttcttggccagttattgtcacgccgtataacctgcctccgtggttgtgcatgaaagaacaattcatgttcctcacagtcctcgtgcctggcccatcaaacccaaagatgaagttggacgtattcttacagccattgatacacgagttaaaatctctgtgggaggttggtgtgaacacttacgacatatcgttgaagcaaaatttccagatgcgagcagctctgatatggactatcagtgattttccagcgtacgctatgttgtctgggtggggtacagctgggaaattggcatgtccacattgcatggagaatacagaagcattcactttgccgatgagtggaaaacaatcgtggtttgataatcatcggaagttcttacctcctaaccatgtgtttaggagaaacaaaacttcattcttgaggaataagacatgcaatgttggtccaccagaacaaagatcaggaatacaaatcttgaatcaaatcgaggggttaggcttcgtgaaggttaccgaagacttcgatggcaggaacgctcaactcgccaaatatcaagatgtagggtggaaaaagaaaagcatattttgggatctaccctattggagatatcttttgattcgacataatctggatgttatgcacattgagaaaaatgtgtttgataacgtgtttattactgtcctgaatgtgaaggggaagacaaaagatacagaaaaatctagagaagaattgaacaccttctgcaagcggaaagagttgaagaaagtggctggaactcgagggtatccgaaagcatgttatacgcttgacagggaagagaagaagatcttactccaatggatcaagagtctgaagtttcccgatgggtacgtgtcaaatattagtagatgcgttgacatgaacgccctgaagatgcacaacatgaaaagtcacgactgtcacgtgttcatgcaaatccttctgcctgttgcatttaaagaacttcttcctaagaatgtttgggaggcaattacagagttaagtttcttcttcagagaattaacatcccgcaacgtggccatatatgacatgagaatactgagtgagaagatagctgttactctttgcaaacttgagcgtatcttcccgcctagtttatttgattcaatggagcacctaccagttcatttggcagatgaggcacgattggctggtccagtgcaatatcggtggatgtatccttttgaaagatatttgaggacattaaaaaatcatataaagaacaaagccaaggttgaggcgtccatcgccaatgcatacttacatgcagaaatgtcaaccttctcttcgttttactttgaagatcaaatatctacaaagtggacaactttgcctcgcaatattgagatgcccgttgctgaaaatgatgatcctctttgtctcgccatattcaaacctattgggcgttcacttggccgagggacgaagagatacatggatgagcgcgaatggcatgctgcacacatgtatattttgagcaattgtgcagaggttgcagagacatatagcaa gatcttcaaggaggaaaaacgatatgcaaatccttacatgactgatgcagagtttgaagtcgcgtttcacaacgagtttattctgtggtttaaccattac gtttgtcgtccttgtaacgacgagttgaacccttatattagatcgcttgcagctggaccattaagggagattgaaacatactccggctatttcgtgaatggctacaggtttcacacaactgatcatgatagagagagtgcgactgtgaacagtggcgtttgcataaaaggttcggtctatggtagtgatagagatgtgctagacttttatgggcgtctgcaagaggtttgcgtgctggagtatccggggtatccaattaagcagacagtcttgttcaactgtgaatggtttgacttgtcggctcagggaacttctattgatacagacttcaagttagtttcactgaaccacacacgaagatataagaagtatgatccctttgttttggcgagtcaagtagttcaagtgttttactgtccctatcccagtacgaaccaatcaaagaaaaattggtggtcagcatgcaaagtcaacgcaagatctaaggttgaagtgtctactgcagcatctacatcaacattagatcaaccatttcaagaagaagtggttactattatgcctactcacacaagtgtaggcattgaacaaccacttctccttcatcccctcggtggagtcgttgagattgaagatgacgatgaagcagaagacgatgattccccgttgacatctaacgatagtgatgatgatagtagtgatgcttatgaataa